A stretch of the Leptospira harrisiae genome encodes the following:
- the flgN gene encoding flagellar export chaperone FlgN has translation MLDWVESLRSLFTNEIDCYKRLLELEGKKRAAIHSADGKALESLVKDSYHIMVEASELERIRMKAIEDVYEKEKFTKDESSITLTSFLNQMDRESNFKLKTFALELKKVVADLKDAIITNDKLLKTRKEFLQTTVDSLQELSREKVYTSHKQPTRRGQGQKGAIILNATA, from the coding sequence ATGTTGGATTGGGTAGAATCACTTAGAAGTTTATTTACTAATGAAATAGACTGTTACAAGCGCCTTCTGGAATTGGAAGGCAAAAAAAGAGCGGCCATCCATTCTGCGGACGGAAAAGCCCTCGAGTCCCTTGTCAAAGATAGTTATCATATTATGGTAGAAGCCTCCGAATTGGAACGAATTCGAATGAAGGCCATCGAAGATGTGTACGAAAAGGAAAAATTCACAAAAGACGAATCTTCCATCACACTTACTAGTTTTTTAAACCAAATGGATCGTGAATCCAATTTTAAACTCAAAACCTTTGCTTTAGAATTAAAGAAGGTCGTGGCGGATCTGAAAGATGCCATCATCACAAACGATAAACTCTTAAAAACAAGAAAAGAGTTTTTGCAAACAACAGTTGACTCTTTGCAAGAGTTATCCAGAGAAAAAGTTTATACCTCACACAAACAACCGACAAGGCGTGGGCAGGGCCAAAAAGGCGCGATCATTTTGAACGCGACTGCCTAG
- a CDS encoding LIC10235 family protein → MKPKSIKPDELSKIFAELKKGEESAIGSYLVKGVRLQISKYNLSGAERVQLLYKRRRAQGMCIVCGKKVTKKNPSTDQLYRLCEEHRNKIDKGSK, encoded by the coding sequence ATGAAACCTAAATCGATTAAACCGGATGAGCTGAGCAAGATTTTTGCCGAACTTAAAAAAGGCGAAGAGTCTGCTATTGGAAGCTATTTGGTCAAAGGGGTTCGCCTTCAAATCAGTAAATACAATCTTTCCGGTGCCGAGCGAGTTCAGTTGTTATACAAACGAAGAAGAGCCCAAGGGATGTGTATTGTATGCGGAAAAAAAGTCACAAAGAAGAATCCATCTACAGACCAACTCTATAGATTGTGCGAAGAACACCGCAATAAGATTGATAAAGGTTCTAAGTAA
- a CDS encoding DUF962 domain-containing protein: protein MEKKYKTLKDFFPFYLEEHSHPFNRALHFVGSSLALGCILGFLSTGKFYILAFALVSGYFFAWIGHFFVEKNRPATFTYPFYSFISDWIMYFKMLTGRIDVEFAKIKSNKG, encoded by the coding sequence ATGGAAAAGAAATACAAAACACTCAAAGATTTTTTCCCTTTTTATTTAGAGGAACATAGCCATCCGTTCAATCGTGCACTTCACTTTGTTGGATCAAGTCTAGCGTTAGGATGTATCCTTGGATTTTTATCTACAGGTAAATTTTATATCTTAGCCTTTGCTCTTGTTAGTGGGTATTTCTTCGCATGGATAGGACATTTTTTTGTGGAAAAAAACCGTCCAGCTACCTTTACCTATCCATTTTATTCTTTTATCTCCGATTGGATCATGTATTTCAAAATGTTAACCGGTCGCATTGATGTAGAATTTGCCAAAATTAAGTCAAATAAAGGATAA
- a CDS encoding response regulator — MKILIVDDEEDIAGLIQFHLEEEGFQTEVCHNGMEVLPRLEKNLPDGIILDLMLPGIGGMDLCKRIKEKYPHIPILMVTAKTGETDVVLGLELGADDYIRKPFNIRELVARVRTVTRRTTEPGQEVQGTISTGKIQINPTAHKVFVEGTEIDLTLIEFKLLQLFAGNPGVAFSRDKLLDRIWGKDVFVTDRTVDVNIKRLRDKLLSEKERLETIRGVGYRFRDA; from the coding sequence ATGAAAATACTAATTGTAGATGACGAAGAAGACATTGCAGGACTCATCCAATTCCATTTAGAGGAAGAAGGATTTCAGACTGAAGTTTGTCATAATGGGATGGAAGTCCTCCCACGTTTAGAAAAAAACTTACCCGACGGAATCATCTTAGATTTGATGTTACCAGGAATTGGTGGGATGGATCTTTGCAAACGGATCAAAGAAAAATACCCTCATATTCCTATTTTAATGGTAACAGCAAAAACTGGAGAAACAGATGTAGTTCTTGGCCTTGAGCTTGGTGCAGACGATTACATTCGTAAACCATTTAACATTCGCGAACTTGTTGCTCGAGTAAGAACCGTTACTCGAAGGACTACGGAACCTGGCCAAGAAGTTCAAGGAACCATTTCCACAGGAAAAATCCAAATCAATCCAACTGCACACAAAGTATTTGTGGAAGGCACTGAAATTGATCTTACTTTAATCGAATTCAAACTTTTACAACTATTCGCAGGAAATCCTGGAGTTGCTTTTTCTAGGGACAAACTTCTGGATCGAATTTGGGGAAAAGATGTTTTTGTAACGGACAGAACTGTTGATGTGAATATCAAACGTTTACGTGACAAATTGCTTTCCGAAAAAGAAAGATTAGAAACCATTCGCGGGGTCGGTTACCGATTCCGAGATGCGTAG
- a CDS encoding RNA polymerase sigma factor: MSQFEVLMKRYQGMVFSQAKKAFLTDEEAEDFTQEVFLQTYESLSKFRGESQFSTWLFQIARFRLTKVFKKKKLPIVDWQEDISIVADKTGPSVIEILDKEETSHTLRSLISKLPKSYQMPILLHYFENKPLKEIASDLNIKLGTIKSHISRGKDLLRKWWSHEIEV, from the coding sequence GTGTCCCAATTCGAAGTTCTAATGAAACGATACCAAGGTATGGTATTTTCCCAAGCCAAAAAAGCCTTCCTCACCGATGAAGAAGCTGAGGATTTCACTCAAGAAGTATTTTTACAAACTTATGAATCTCTCAGTAAGTTTCGTGGTGAATCACAATTTTCCACTTGGTTATTTCAAATTGCAAGATTTCGCCTAACAAAAGTTTTTAAAAAGAAAAAACTACCAATTGTCGACTGGCAAGAAGATATCTCAATTGTTGCAGATAAGACCGGACCTTCTGTTATTGAAATTTTAGATAAAGAAGAAACAAGCCATACTTTACGTTCACTCATTTCGAAATTGCCAAAATCTTACCAAATGCCGATTCTCCTACATTACTTTGAAAACAAACCTCTCAAAGAAATCGCATCCGACTTAAATATTAAACTTGGGACAATCAAAAGCCATATTTCTCGAGGGAAGGATCTTTTAAGGAAATGGTGGTCACATGAAATCGAAGTTTGA
- the flgK gene encoding flagellar hook-associated protein FlgK: protein MGSTFQGIEIGKRGLSVHQQAIQTTGHNISNADNKHYARQRVVMNSMDPLYEPAFNRAEVPGQIGQGVKVSEIERVRDNFIDDRIIDSSSLKEYWGKKNDYLYQVETVFNEPTGTTLRSMMDQFWSSWEDLSNYPEETAHRAVVQEKAEALGSRMEDVYRKLSLLRDQSNREIESKVNHLNTVAENIKSLNEKITKSQALGDNPNDLLDRRDELLQELAGMADITIGRSDEDELMVFIGQQILVQGQKVHKIDLVGNPNNDGLLDLKWSETGDTVLLRKGSIQALYEIRDRILVEKINAVDALAINAMDVINEIHKDGFGLNGKTNLNFFESRALATNTFGEIDTDGDGLNDKTAVFRVTGRTSIDADRPIGISGTMRFLKASPGGETEILVPYSKDDTLNAVIKRINRSETGVVAYMSHDNQLALKATTNPLDKKENFMIRHLEDSGELLVGLTGILTATGVAGSFDYRKVGEINKFQANAQDITLTPMYHPSSFFKMSEDVRNNPANIAAARGKDVNGSGDYNSPNGQKDGSNALLIAAALREKPVMFDYSKTTDDFYNSLISRLGTEAREAKQEYTTQNELMVELENMRQSVMGVNLDEEMANMVQFQQSYNASARMISTLNEMLDLVINRLGV, encoded by the coding sequence ATGGGATCAACATTCCAAGGAATTGAAATAGGAAAACGAGGACTTTCGGTCCACCAACAAGCGATCCAAACTACAGGTCATAACATATCCAATGCGGATAACAAACATTATGCTCGCCAACGAGTCGTCATGAACAGTATGGATCCTCTTTATGAACCTGCGTTCAACAGAGCTGAGGTTCCGGGACAAATTGGACAAGGGGTCAAAGTTTCCGAAATCGAAAGAGTTCGTGATAATTTCATTGATGACCGTATCATTGATTCTTCTTCTCTCAAAGAATATTGGGGAAAAAAGAATGATTATTTATACCAAGTAGAAACTGTTTTTAATGAACCAACAGGAACAACACTTCGTTCTATGATGGATCAGTTTTGGTCTTCTTGGGAAGATCTTTCTAACTATCCTGAAGAAACCGCACATAGAGCCGTGGTCCAAGAAAAGGCGGAAGCCCTTGGTTCCAGAATGGAAGATGTGTATCGCAAACTTTCTCTCTTACGTGACCAGTCCAATCGTGAGATCGAATCCAAAGTAAATCATTTGAATACAGTCGCAGAGAATATCAAATCTCTGAACGAGAAAATCACAAAATCACAAGCATTAGGTGATAATCCCAATGACCTTTTAGACAGAAGGGATGAACTTTTGCAAGAACTTGCGGGAATGGCAGACATTACCATTGGTCGCAGTGATGAAGACGAACTAATGGTTTTTATTGGCCAACAGATTCTTGTCCAAGGTCAAAAGGTTCATAAAATTGATTTGGTCGGAAATCCAAATAACGATGGCCTTCTGGATTTAAAATGGTCTGAGACTGGTGATACAGTCCTTCTTCGAAAGGGAAGTATCCAAGCTTTATACGAAATCAGAGACAGAATCCTTGTCGAAAAAATCAATGCGGTGGATGCCCTTGCCATCAATGCGATGGATGTGATCAACGAAATCCATAAAGATGGATTTGGTTTGAATGGAAAAACCAATCTTAACTTTTTTGAAAGCAGAGCCCTTGCCACCAATACCTTTGGTGAAATTGATACCGATGGGGATGGATTAAATGATAAAACGGCTGTGTTTCGTGTGACAGGTCGCACATCAATTGATGCCGATCGTCCGATTGGAATCTCCGGAACCATGCGTTTTCTAAAAGCAAGTCCTGGGGGAGAAACTGAAATTTTAGTTCCTTACTCCAAAGATGATACTTTGAATGCAGTCATCAAACGAATCAATCGTTCGGAAACTGGTGTTGTGGCTTATATGTCGCATGACAACCAGTTGGCGCTAAAAGCAACCACGAACCCGCTGGATAAAAAAGAAAACTTTATGATTCGTCACTTGGAAGATTCAGGGGAACTTCTTGTGGGCCTTACAGGAATTCTAACGGCGACGGGAGTGGCTGGATCTTTTGATTACCGAAAAGTAGGTGAGATCAACAAATTCCAAGCTAATGCCCAGGACATCACTCTCACACCGATGTATCATCCTTCTTCATTCTTCAAAATGTCTGAGGATGTGAGAAACAATCCGGCAAACATTGCGGCCGCTCGTGGAAAAGATGTAAATGGATCTGGCGATTACAATTCGCCTAATGGGCAAAAAGATGGATCGAATGCCCTTCTCATCGCAGCGGCCCTACGTGAAAAACCGGTGATGTTTGATTATTCCAAAACAACGGATGATTTTTATAACTCACTCATCTCAAGACTTGGAACAGAGGCACGAGAAGCAAAACAAGAGTATACCACTCAAAATGAACTGATGGTGGAACTAGAAAACATGCGTCAGTCGGTGATGGGTGTGAACTTGGATGAGGAGATGGCCAATATGGTTCAGTTCCAACAATCCTATAATGCTTCCGCAAGAATGATTTCCACACTCAATGAAATGTTGGATCTCGTCATCAATAGGTTAGGTGTATAA
- the aat gene encoding leucyl/phenylalanyl-tRNA--protein transferase — protein MTQRTFDQFFKNPRTWKDDLVAVGGDFSVERLLYAYKHGIFPWSEDPVRWYCLDPRAIFDLKRVHFSKTVQRKVKQNKFRISYNEAFSIVMQACSYREKDNTWITPGFIEGYAELHRLGWAHSVEVWNSENVLVGGVYGVAIGKFFAGESMFSFESDAGKVGLFHLFEKLNQSQFELFDTQQLNHVTWQLGAYEIPKLSYLDRLERALGECEPWIIPPSHD, from the coding sequence TTGACACAAAGGACTTTCGATCAATTTTTTAAAAACCCAAGGACCTGGAAAGATGATTTAGTGGCAGTCGGTGGGGATTTTTCTGTAGAACGTTTGTTATATGCATACAAACACGGAATTTTCCCCTGGTCGGAAGATCCTGTCCGCTGGTATTGTTTAGACCCTCGTGCTATTTTTGATTTAAAAAGAGTTCATTTTTCTAAAACCGTTCAGAGAAAAGTAAAACAAAATAAGTTTCGCATCAGTTATAACGAAGCCTTTTCGATTGTGATGCAAGCATGTTCATATAGAGAAAAAGATAATACTTGGATCACACCTGGTTTTATCGAAGGTTATGCAGAGTTACACAGGTTAGGTTGGGCGCATTCAGTAGAAGTTTGGAACTCAGAGAATGTTTTGGTTGGTGGAGTTTATGGAGTTGCAATCGGCAAATTTTTTGCAGGGGAAAGTATGTTTTCCTTTGAATCCGATGCAGGAAAGGTGGGTTTATTTCATTTATTCGAAAAATTAAACCAGTCACAATTTGAACTTTTTGACACCCAACAGCTCAATCATGTAACTTGGCAATTGGGTGCGTATGAAATTCCTAAACTATCTTATTTGGATCGATTGGAACGTGCATTAGGTGAATGTGAACCTTGGATCATTCCACCTTCACACGACTAA
- a CDS encoding HAMP domain-containing sensor histidine kinase, whose product MRSFFSTLLLLNWGLLLVLLTLALGVFYIYDLVVPAVRPLILFGFVLISIFGTFYISTNIAMRITDPLATVEKKTKEINAGDFGVELSSPDIRELATLTSSINEMARRLKVQFLDLTVEKEKFNYLLQNLKEGVFAIDRNEKFLFLNRNISDTLIQKNSQFKDYVPAIKNKELLSFIKDKIHHGVEGKTEFQDGLHFYTARIYPIKSDSMIQLYIGVLSDITEDRQNQLIREQFFQNASHELKTPITSIKGYAETLEYKLKLPQDSNERKFLDAILRNTDRLIRIVEDMLTVSRLENHKTVLNLTEFSLFDLVKNVSESLGVIYSQKKQNLVLDIPSDFRVKADRLLLEDLLVNLISNASAYSPEGSNVVVRSSSTVDKNQIQVVDQGIGISAEDAERIFERFFRVDTNRSRKEGGTGLGLSIVKHIARLHSGEVSVTPNPKGGSIFTFEFPKK is encoded by the coding sequence ATGCGTAGTTTTTTTTCTACATTACTGTTACTCAACTGGGGTCTTTTACTTGTTTTACTGACCCTAGCCTTGGGTGTGTTTTATATCTACGATCTAGTTGTACCCGCAGTTCGCCCGCTCATCCTTTTTGGTTTTGTTTTAATATCTATTTTTGGTACTTTCTATATTTCGACTAACATTGCGATGCGAATCACAGATCCGCTGGCAACTGTCGAGAAAAAAACAAAGGAAATCAATGCGGGAGATTTTGGTGTTGAACTTTCTTCACCTGACATTCGAGAACTTGCAACTTTAACTTCTTCTATCAATGAAATGGCAAGACGACTCAAAGTGCAATTTTTGGACCTGACAGTTGAAAAAGAAAAATTTAATTATTTATTACAAAATTTAAAGGAAGGTGTATTTGCGATTGATCGAAATGAAAAATTTTTATTTTTAAATCGTAATATTTCTGACACCTTAATCCAGAAAAATTCCCAATTCAAAGACTATGTTCCTGCCATCAAAAATAAAGAACTCCTTAGTTTCATTAAGGATAAAATTCATCATGGTGTAGAAGGTAAAACAGAGTTCCAAGATGGACTTCATTTTTATACAGCTCGAATTTATCCAATCAAATCGGATTCTATGATCCAATTGTATATAGGAGTTTTGTCTGACATTACTGAAGATAGGCAAAACCAACTCATTAGAGAACAATTTTTTCAAAATGCTTCACACGAATTAAAAACCCCCATAACATCGATTAAAGGTTATGCAGAAACTTTGGAATATAAATTAAAACTTCCACAAGATTCAAACGAACGAAAATTTTTAGATGCCATACTCAGAAATACAGACAGGCTCATTCGAATTGTAGAAGATATGTTGACTGTTTCTCGGTTGGAAAATCATAAAACCGTTCTAAATCTCACTGAGTTTTCACTTTTTGATTTAGTAAAAAATGTATCAGAATCCTTAGGTGTCATTTACTCCCAGAAAAAACAAAATTTAGTTTTAGACATTCCTTCCGATTTTCGAGTAAAAGCAGACCGTCTCCTACTTGAAGATCTTTTGGTGAATTTGATATCCAATGCCTCTGCGTATAGTCCGGAAGGTTCCAATGTCGTTGTAAGGTCTTCTTCAACAGTTGATAAAAATCAAATCCAAGTGGTGGACCAGGGAATTGGTATTTCGGCAGAAGACGCCGAAAGAATCTTCGAACGTTTTTTCCGTGTGGATACCAACCGTTCCAGAAAAGAAGGTGGAACAGGCCTTGGACTATCTATTGTCAAACACATAGCTAGGCTCCATTCCGGAGAAGTTTCTGTAACTCCCAATCCCAAGGGTGGTTCTATTTTCACCTTTGAATTCCCCAAAAAATAG
- the argJ gene encoding bifunctional glutamate N-acetyltransferase/amino-acid acetyltransferase ArgJ, whose product MKFPLGFYSFGKNIGIKDTSLDFAVIYSENRCQAAAVFTRNNFPGAPIYVGRDHIKDGYLQAIVINSKNSNVATGEQGIQNSYQICTELGKSLNIPPKDILPSSTGVIGVPLPIEKILNACSTAKADLKPGNLDEVAEAIMTTDTRKKISYRTITNQAGEGVMFGIAKGAGMIEPNMATMLSYILCDYLPESGDLQGILKRVVDVTYNCVTIDSDTSTSDTVVLMCSGVLGSIPDDVFESHLKEIATDLSKMIARDGEGASKLIELTVSHGRDDGQVTKIGKSILNSPLVKTAIYGGDPNWGRFVMAIGKVFDEPIPYDSLEIQLGGISVKGADTDTKSKLADYLKSNEEIHISVILNTGSFQKTFWSCDFTEGYIQENAYYTT is encoded by the coding sequence ATGAAGTTTCCATTGGGATTTTATTCCTTCGGCAAAAACATAGGGATCAAAGACACAAGTTTAGATTTTGCAGTCATTTATTCAGAAAATCGATGTCAGGCGGCGGCTGTGTTCACACGGAATAATTTTCCTGGTGCACCCATTTATGTTGGCCGTGACCATATCAAAGATGGGTATTTGCAAGCCATAGTCATCAATTCTAAAAACTCCAACGTTGCTACAGGTGAACAAGGAATCCAAAATTCCTACCAAATTTGTACGGAACTTGGCAAATCTTTAAATATACCACCAAAGGACATTCTCCCTTCCTCAACAGGAGTGATTGGAGTTCCGCTTCCTATTGAAAAAATACTTAATGCTTGTTCTACGGCAAAGGCAGATTTAAAACCAGGAAATTTAGATGAAGTGGCGGAAGCCATTATGACAACCGACACTCGTAAAAAAATCTCCTATCGCACGATCACAAACCAAGCTGGTGAAGGAGTGATGTTTGGAATTGCCAAAGGGGCAGGCATGATCGAACCGAACATGGCTACCATGTTGTCATACATTCTTTGCGATTATCTTCCTGAATCTGGTGACCTCCAAGGAATTTTGAAACGAGTAGTTGATGTAACCTATAATTGTGTTACCATCGATTCTGATACTTCCACAAGTGATACGGTAGTTCTTATGTGCTCTGGTGTACTTGGATCGATTCCTGATGATGTGTTTGAATCACACTTAAAAGAAATTGCAACTGATCTTTCCAAAATGATTGCCCGCGATGGAGAAGGTGCTTCCAAACTCATTGAACTAACTGTTTCCCATGGAAGAGATGATGGACAAGTGACAAAAATTGGGAAGTCTATCCTCAATTCTCCACTTGTAAAAACAGCAATTTACGGGGGAGATCCTAATTGGGGAAGGTTCGTAATGGCAATCGGAAAAGTATTCGATGAACCAATTCCATACGATTCTTTAGAAATCCAACTGGGCGGAATTTCAGTGAAAGGAGCAGACACAGACACCAAGTCAAAGTTAGCTGACTATCTAAAATCAAATGAAGAAATTCATATCTCCGTAATTTTAAATACGGGATCCTTTCAAAAAACTTTTTGGAGTTGTGATTTTACCGAAGGTTATATCCAGGAAAATGCTTACTACACAACATGA
- a CDS encoding PP2C family protein-serine/threonine phosphatase, producing MRELAITILSSLLFFLILLFSFIGFQNNTKRLPFYHYPSGLIVNIGDENHTHWGNSVIQEDLEKFESITDFSNISTFRLHIKDHKGEIYEEEFKLKTIRKTDVLGVFFSDLFLAFFSLAIAVYFYYSTRDALIFGFFFNFGLVILSNVFVLTFNNSIFLFVLTLYLGSFLQYHLIYRLRGKEINSKWLLPQILISFIMAMIASQEKYDTLLIERVVLVAHAITVLFGSINIFANVYDIIKSKPQEEALVKRIVLVFSIFLYVALPISILFFDGYPWFFVHRSFFIITYLLFILSFFYGTYRYTFVPSLVIFTPSIVTLILVSIILGTYIGSIFILDYILPIRYLKDRWVFNLIYLFLVTAYLIPLKLRVKELFDYWFFEQNPKLSEGINKITGLLSSPLSMRKTILTINRTVKETVNISNIIILIPGDQFASTDLKNINFVRISPQSEIWNYFKSTDRVTVTSHLEYGIGLRETLYNFLKGLNVQLAFPAYDSSSNKKNIQAMILIGEKLDKKYFSIGELKFINEVVKISGMLLENYSLLEDEIQKRKIVRDIQTASIVDNTLRLILPSEVKGIDYGYISKPAVGISGDYLDIIPVSQTKMIVLLGDVAGHGLGTGFLVSAIKGIVREQLRNGTSLEGLFREINSFFRARYKGNEFMTLLGGIFDSKENIFKYVNAGHLSLIEMRADGQIKLHSKTQRVLGILETDYHAQELKLIPGTKLFLYSDGITEAFSERDEIFGEETLIEFLHFNAQKTVKEIPALLDAKMTNFRGNREQSDDITFIGLSFTPN from the coding sequence ATGAGAGAACTTGCAATCACCATACTATCTTCTCTTTTGTTTTTTTTGATTCTTCTATTTTCCTTTATAGGGTTTCAAAACAATACAAAACGATTGCCGTTTTATCATTATCCATCAGGGCTCATTGTAAATATTGGTGATGAGAACCATACCCACTGGGGAAACTCGGTGATCCAGGAAGATTTAGAAAAATTTGAATCAATCACCGATTTCTCAAATATAAGTACCTTTCGGTTACATATCAAAGACCACAAAGGTGAAATTTATGAAGAAGAATTCAAACTAAAAACCATTCGCAAAACAGATGTTCTTGGAGTATTTTTTTCTGATTTATTTTTGGCATTTTTTAGTTTAGCCATCGCAGTTTATTTTTATTATTCCACAAGAGATGCATTAATCTTTGGTTTTTTCTTTAATTTTGGACTCGTGATTCTTTCTAATGTTTTTGTTTTAACATTTAATAATTCAATTTTCTTATTTGTTTTAACCTTATATTTAGGTAGTTTTTTACAATACCACTTGATCTACAGACTTCGAGGAAAAGAGATCAACTCAAAATGGCTTTTGCCTCAAATACTCATTTCCTTTATTATGGCAATGATCGCATCACAAGAAAAATATGATACGTTGCTAATTGAAAGAGTAGTTTTGGTAGCACATGCAATCACAGTTTTATTTGGCTCCATTAATATCTTTGCCAATGTTTACGACATCATCAAATCAAAACCGCAAGAAGAAGCTCTAGTCAAAAGAATTGTTTTGGTGTTTTCGATTTTTCTCTATGTAGCTCTTCCAATCAGTATTCTGTTTTTTGATGGTTATCCTTGGTTTTTTGTACATAGATCATTTTTTATCATTACATATCTCTTGTTTATTCTCTCTTTTTTTTATGGGACATACCGCTATACTTTTGTCCCTTCATTGGTCATTTTTACTCCGAGTATTGTCACTTTAATCCTAGTTTCTATCATTTTAGGAACTTACATCGGCTCTATATTTATTTTAGATTATATTCTTCCCATTCGATACCTAAAAGATCGTTGGGTTTTTAACCTCATTTATCTTTTTTTGGTTACTGCTTATTTGATTCCACTCAAACTCAGGGTGAAGGAATTATTTGATTACTGGTTTTTTGAACAAAATCCAAAACTCAGCGAAGGGATCAATAAAATCACCGGGCTTTTGTCTTCGCCACTTTCCATGCGAAAAACAATTCTCACTATCAATCGAACGGTAAAAGAAACTGTTAACATTTCTAATATAATTATTTTGATTCCTGGTGACCAATTCGCAAGTACCGATTTAAAAAACATCAACTTCGTAAGGATCTCTCCTCAATCAGAAATATGGAATTATTTCAAAAGTACAGATCGAGTCACTGTCACTTCCCATCTCGAATATGGAATTGGATTACGTGAAACCTTGTATAACTTTCTAAAAGGTTTAAATGTTCAATTAGCATTTCCGGCTTACGATTCTTCTTCTAACAAAAAGAACATCCAAGCAATGATTCTCATTGGAGAAAAGTTAGATAAAAAATATTTTTCAATTGGAGAACTTAAATTCATCAATGAAGTTGTAAAAATTTCCGGAATGTTACTCGAAAACTATAGTTTGTTAGAAGATGAAATTCAAAAACGAAAAATCGTTAGAGACATCCAAACGGCATCCATTGTTGACAATACACTCAGACTCATTTTACCAAGTGAAGTTAAGGGAATTGATTATGGATATATATCTAAACCAGCGGTTGGAATTTCTGGAGATTATTTAGATATCATTCCTGTTTCTCAAACAAAAATGATCGTTTTGTTAGGTGATGTTGCTGGACATGGACTCGGTACTGGTTTTTTAGTCAGTGCTATCAAAGGAATTGTGAGAGAACAACTTAGAAATGGTACTTCCCTTGAAGGATTATTTCGTGAGATCAATTCGTTTTTTCGAGCACGTTATAAAGGAAATGAGTTTATGACTCTGCTCGGTGGAATTTTTGATTCAAAAGAAAATATTTTTAAGTACGTGAATGCCGGTCACCTTTCGTTAATCGAAATGCGGGCCGATGGACAAATCAAATTACATTCGAAAACACAAAGGGTACTTGGAATTTTAGAAACCGATTACCACGCCCAAGAACTCAAATTAATCCCCGGAACTAAGCTTTTTCTTTATTCCGATGGAATCACGGAAGCATTCAGTGAAAGAGACGAAATTTTTGGTGAAGAGACGTTAATCGAATTTTTACATTTCAATGCGCAAAAAACCGTTAAGGAAATCCCGGCACTATTAGATGCCAAGATGACAAATTTTCGTGGGAACCGCGAACAATCGGATGATATTACATTTATTGGTCTTTCTTTTACACCCAATTAG
- a CDS encoding DUF1289 domain-containing protein → MSLKSPCTKVCMMDPDSGLCAGCFRTIEEIGNWSRMTEEEREIVWSELPHRKAGNSLK, encoded by the coding sequence ATGTCACTAAAATCGCCTTGTACCAAAGTTTGTATGATGGACCCAGATTCAGGGCTCTGTGCGGGCTGTTTTCGAACCATCGAAGAGATTGGAAATTGGTCTAGGATGACCGAGGAAGAGAGAGAAATAGTTTGGAGTGAGCTCCCGCATAGAAAGGCGGGAAACTCTCTCAAATAA